Proteins encoded by one window of Nitrospirota bacterium:
- the rbr gene encoding rubrerythrin, with the protein MQKTIENLTKAFIGESQARNRYTFYSKIAQNEGFDQISEIFLITADNEKEHAKWLFRLINGLKQKSNEKLDEITVEASAPTMLGNTAENLKSAIAGEHYEYTKMYPEFADVAEKEGFPEIARRLRSIAKAEEHHEERYKKLLKEVEGNTVFKKDKKVYWICRKCGYMYEGTEPPEKCPSCDHESNYFQIKCEDY; encoded by the coding sequence ATGCAAAAGACGATTGAAAATCTAACAAAGGCATTTATTGGTGAAAGTCAGGCAAGAAACCGTTACACATTTTATTCAAAGATTGCTCAGAATGAGGGCTTTGATCAGATTTCAGAGATTTTCCTTATAACAGCAGATAATGAGAAGGAGCATGCCAAGTGGTTATTCAGATTAATCAACGGATTAAAGCAAAAGAGTAATGAGAAACTTGATGAAATAACTGTTGAAGCATCAGCACCGACAATGCTTGGAAATACTGCTGAGAATCTAAAGTCAGCAATCGCAGGAGAACATTATGAGTATACCAAAATGTATCCTGAATTTGCAGATGTTGCCGAAAAAGAGGGGTTTCCTGAAATTGCCAGACGTTTAAGGTCAATCGCTAAGGCAGAGGAACACCATGAAGAAAGATATAAAAAATTATTAAAGGAAGTCGAAGGAAACACTGTATTTAAAAAAGACAAAAAGGTCTACTGGATCTGCAGAAAATGTGGATACATGTATGAAGGAACTGAACCACCAGAAAAATGTCCTTCCTGTGACCATGAATCAAACTATTTTCAGATTAAATGTGAAGACTATTAA